In the genome of Brachypodium distachyon strain Bd21 chromosome 3, Brachypodium_distachyon_v3.0, whole genome shotgun sequence, the window TGTATAACTGGTTAAGTTTCTATATGCCGATCGATATAAAATTTGCGTGCTTTCTTTTCCTGCTCACAGAAAAGATGTGTGATTTGTACAGAAGCAgtagtttttttccttttctgaatCCAGATTGCTGTTCTGCTGAGTTTACTAGATATTTGCTGCTTTTCCATCATCCACAAAAGGTTATCAATGTTCTTCTGTTGTTAACATGCTCCTGTTCTTATTTATGCAGTCATGGCAGGAATGGCACCAGAGGGTTCCCAGTTTGATGCTAAGCATTACGACACCAAGATGACCGAGCTCCTGTAAGCTACTAATTTTTGCTGTCTTAGCCTTTGGGAGCTATACGAAGCTATCCATTCCTTTTTGCTCTCTAGATTTCATAACATGTAGCGATTGTGATGTGCAGGAACCAAGGTGAAACCGAGGAGTTTTTCACTTCGTATGATGAAGTTCATGAAAGTTTTGATGACATGAGCCTCCAAGAGAACCTGCTTAGAGGCATCTACGCTTATGGTATACAAAAATCGTGCACCTTCCATCCTGTTAACAATTAATTTAGAAGTTCGGTCACTTACAAAATACTGATCCTTTTATTTGTAGGTTTTGAGAAGCCATCGGCCATTCAGCAAAGAGGAATTGTTCCCTTCTGCAAGGGGCTTGACGTTATTCAGCAAGCTCAATCTGGAACAGGAAAAACTGCTACCTTCTGTTCTGGAATCTTACAGCAGCTTGACTATGGATTGGTCGAGTGCCAGGCATTGGTCCTTGCTCCGACCCGTGAGCTTGCACAGCAGATTGAGAAGGTTATGCGTGCTCTTGGTGACTACTTAGGTGTcaaggtgcatgcatgtgttggtGGAACATCTGTTCGTGAGGACCAAAGGATCCTTGCCAGTGGTGTGCATGTTGTTGTGGGCACGCCTGGTCGTGTGTTCGATATGCTGCGCAGGTCATCTCTCCGCCCAGATCACATCAAGATGTTTGTGCTGGATGAAGCTGATGAGATGCTTTCACGTGGTTTCAAGGATCAGGTTTGGTTCTGACTCACTTCTAACCCACTTAGAATTCTGCAACACATAATACGGTTTTCGTTGTGTTCGGTTCATCATGGTAGAAATTTTGATCCTGTAATTCATTTGCTTGAGTAATCCCCCCAAACATTCAGTTCTCTGTGAACATTCTGAAGAACCAATTGCTGATTTTAGAATGCTGAAGGTtgaaattaaagaaaaattAAATCTGAAGATTTTGCTTGCACATATTCATTTATACATGATGTTATGTGCCtagtattatttatttatttattgctGACAGTTATATTGTGTGCCTAGTATGTCTTTGGAATACACTGGTCCCAACTTGCATCTTCATTATAAAAACTATCATGTGCAGCTTGCATTACTTTTTTAGGACATCTGATTTATTTTATGTCAGAGATAGAATGTTGCTTATGTACATCTTCATTGTCATTCCGTTAATATTCCTTATCAATTACAAACTGTTTTTGCATGGCTTAACATTACAGTTGTTCTTAACTTTTGCAGATCTATGATATCTTCCAGCTCCTTCCATCAAAGATTCAGGTTGGAGTGTTTTCTGCTACCATGCCTCCTGAGGCCCTTGAGATTACCCGCAAGTTCATGAACAAACCTGTGAggattcttgtgaagagagaTGAGCTTACCCTTGAGGGTATCAAGCAATTCTATGTGAATGTGGAGAAGGAAGAGTGGAAGCTGGATACTCTCTGTGACCTGTACGAGACCTTGGCAATTACCCAGAGTGTTATCTTTGTGAACACCCGCCGCAAGGTGGACTGGCTCACTGACAAGATGAGGGGAAGGGATCACACCGTCTCTGCCACACACGGAGACATGGACCAGAACACTAGGGACATCATCATGAGGGAGTTCAGATCTGGGTCTTCTCGTGTGCTTATCACCACTGACCTGCTTGCCCGTGGTATTGATGTCCAGCAAGTCTCCCTTGTCATCAACTATGACCTGCCCACTCAGCCTGAGAACTACCTCCACCGCATCGGACGTAGTGGTCGGTTTGGGAGGAAGGGAGTTGCCATCAACTTTGTCACCCGTGAAGACGAGAGGATGCTCTTCGACATCCAGAAGTTCTACAATGTGGTCATCGAGGAGCTCCCGGCCAACGTCGCTGACCTTCTCTAGATTAATGTCTTAGGAGCGTGGTAAGGGTACTGGATAAGAAGTTTGTTTCTGTTAAAAATCTCCAACTCTCGACTGTTGAGTGGTGGTAAGGTCTGAGTCTGTTTGAATCGTGGTTAAGACGGTCGGTTTACTTTTCTGCAATGTTCGGAAATTTTTGTAGCGCGTAGGCTGTGCTGCGTCCCGGGCTAGCTGGGGTTGAGACACATGAGTGTATTTACTATATTTGTTATGGAGCAATGTTTCTTCCTAATTGTTCTTGCATTCTGTgttgtctttctttttttattcctGTGTGGCTCTATTGAAGAAAGTTATCTTCAAGTTCGATATCTGCAAAGTTGTCTTGAAAAACTGTACTACGATATCTGCAAGGGTGTCTGATGCCTGAAAAAGCTGGGAGAACGTTTGCTAACTGATCTTGGCATTGCAGAAGGCTGTATTTTGAGGAAATAAGCTGAAAAGAACCTTGTAGAAAGAAGTTTCTTGTGGAGATTAGCTCAAAGAGATATCGATTGACCTGAGCTGTGTCGTCCAATTCGGATCCTCGTCGGCTGATAGTTATTTTGGTATTTGAGTTCTATCAGACTAGCTTTGGATTGGAAGGAGATAATGACCACCCGACGCGAGCCCATCTAGATCTATGTCAGCTAGCAGCCACATATATGCATCTGATATGGTCTAGGTGATGGTGCTAGCTAGTGGATAGGTGTTGTGGGTTCTATCTCATGCTAATTGCCGAGGGGCACATATCTGACGTTTTGTTAAAGACAAAATCACTAAATATTAGTCTCTTCGATCCAAATTagaactttgtctagatacgaAGCTAAGAGAGGTAatttggatcggagagagtaacaAATTCCCTTAAGAGAGTGCAAGTTCTGTTTTCAAGCATCGATGGTAGTCGACATCATATGGTTAGGCGAACGGTAGGTGTCTGTCGGAGGATAGAATCCACCGATCCGTTGCCTCTACGGCCATTGGATGAGCACTCTGATCACCTTCATGCGAATCCCTATTCCCTACCGCTAAAACAACTCCCCTGTTGCAGCATATATGTCTAATGCAACGAAACAAACCCCAAATCGAAACTACCACGATGCCCTAGTGCGAGCTTTGCTTTGCCGCGACACTGCGAGGTGCGCTCGCCAAAGGAAACAAAGCTGCAATGGCACAACTAATCCATGCCGAGTGATTTTCGCCTTGCAGCAGAGATGTCCGTGGCCTGCAGTGCCGCCAAtggagacgccgccgccttgccgCAGCTCCGTGACTTCTAGCCCTACACATCGGTATTTGCGGCACCGTCAGCAAAAGGCGGCCCTGCCTTGCGACATCGGGCCCTGCAACTTCCTAAATCTTGTCGTGCCCCTTGCAACACCGTCGCACAATGGTTGTGGCATCAAAGCCTCACGCTTGCAGCAGCGGCATCCACTGCTCGCTGCACAACGCCACTCTCGCAACATGCTGGCTCTCCGTTGCATCACAGGTAGAAAACTAGAGACGCGTCTGGATGACAAAGGAGACGATAAAAATAAGATTGGTGTGAACGAGAAAATAAGGGAGAAAAGACATGGGTAGGACCCTCGGTCGACGCCGCATTTGCTAGGAAAGGGCACGTGTCAAGCACGGAAGGAGGTGGACACATCACATGTGATCAGCCGCTTGATAACAATCGTCTCCAATAAATTAAAGGGCATGCCGGGCATGCATATCCTGATTTACATAACACTCATATGTAAATTGTTTCCATTTGGAAAAGTATTTAATATCCTAGGTTAGGCCCTTTTTGGATCATATGGTTTTTGGAGGAACATCATAGGATCTCAATCATAAGGGAGCAATGTCTGTAAAGGCACCCAAGGAATTTCATAGGATAAAAACGTTTCTCCAAATCTTGAAGTAATACAATTCCCTTATTTttcctacttcctccgtccaacgaagtatgtctcaactttgactaaatttgaattcatctatacactaagtcacatctaaatatattcaaattttggcaaaacttgagacatcttttgttggacggagaaataCATAGGATCCAAACATcattttcaaatattttctatgTTTTTTATTCCTGTAGGATTTAATAAAATGCTATATTTTTCTATGTTTTTTAAAAGAAGCCCTTATCCTGCACTTCCCGATCGtcggaaagaaaaaaataaacggAGCCCCATGCACGCGGTGCTCAGATTTCAGAACTGCATCAGGCTTCAGGCACCAAAAAGGCACATggccctttttcttcttcaaatgTCAATGGGCTATCACTGGGCCATAATGGGTCGACCTAGAGGCCTGGACTTATGTGCCTCCACTATGTTAAACGGGATAGAGGCCTGTTTACCCAAATACCGTCCCATTAGTCCGGCCAGCGAAGCGTCTCCTACCCGAATTCCACGCATCCAGACTATGGGCCGGACGGCCCACACAGACCCcttcttggaggaggggcAACGAACAACCAAACTTGGAGCGGAAAAAAAGATCACCCGGTTGTTGTGTTCCCGTCTTCCGGCTTGCAAGCAAAGCGGAGATCCCCTTCGACCCGCACAGCCAACTAGCCAAGGCAGGCGGCTCCGTGCTCTCTCGCTCTAGTCTCGCTCCCCCGAACCCTAGCCACAGCCCAGCTCGACCCGTCGCGTCGAAGATCCTCAGCCATGTCGCCGCCCGAGAACCCCAACGGcggtgccgccgcggcgccctcGGAGCCCGCGCAGCCGCCCAagccctcctcctcgtcgactTCCAAGGGGAAGGGTAAGAAGGACGAGAAGAAGGACGACGATCTGGtgagcccccccccccgcgcgcgccctctcctcccttcccctcGGCTCCGAGATCGGGGCTTATCTCGCCCCTGCTCGCTTCGATCTGCGGTTTCCGTCGCGCTGCCTGATgcgtttgtttgtttgtttggtggtGGTTGTGTGGGGGCGAGCAGTCGGAGGAGGACTTGGCGCTCAAGGAGCAGCTCGAGCTCTACGTGGTGCGGGCGCAGGACACGGATCCCGGCGTGCAGAAGCTCGCCCTCGAGAGCATGAGGTAATTCGCTTGGCTGGACTGGAGCTTCAAGTTCTAGAATTGCGTTGCTTCACGATTTTTTGCGC includes:
- the LOC100843793 gene encoding eukaryotic initiation factor 4A-1, yielding MAGMAPEGSQFDAKHYDTKMTELLNQGETEEFFTSYDEVHESFDDMSLQENLLRGIYAYGFEKPSAIQQRGIVPFCKGLDVIQQAQSGTGKTATFCSGILQQLDYGLVECQALVLAPTRELAQQIEKVMRALGDYLGVKVHACVGGTSVREDQRILASGVHVVVGTPGRVFDMLRRSSLRPDHIKMFVLDEADEMLSRGFKDQIYDIFQLLPSKIQVGVFSATMPPEALEITRKFMNKPVRILVKRDELTLEGIKQFYVNVEKEEWKLDTLCDLYETLAITQSVIFVNTRRKVDWLTDKMRGRDHTVSATHGDMDQNTRDIIMREFRSGSSRVLITTDLLARGIDVQQVSLVINYDLPTQPENYLHRIGRSGRFGRKGVAINFVTREDERMLFDIQKFYNVVIEELPANVADLL